A window of the Vigna angularis cultivar LongXiaoDou No.4 chromosome 3, ASM1680809v1, whole genome shotgun sequence genome harbors these coding sequences:
- the LOC108324961 gene encoding photosystem I reaction center subunit II, chloroplastic — translation MAMATQASLFSPSFSALKPTDRVSVPWKQSPTFSFSSPKPLKFSKTIRAAAADETAEAVTKEAPVGFTPPELDPNTPSPIFGGSTGGLLRKAQVEEFYVITWTSPKEQIFEMPTGGAAIMREGPNLLKLARKEQCLALGTRLRSKYKINYQFYRVFPNGEVQYLHPKDGVYPEKVNPGRQGVGQNFRSIGKNVNPIEVKFTGKQPYDL, via the coding sequence ATGGCCATGGCAACCCAAGCCTCCCTCTTCAGCCCTTCCTTCTCTGCTCTCAAACCCACCGACCGTGTCTCCGTGCCATGGAAGCAATCCCccaccttctccttctcctctcCGAAGCCCCTCAAGTTCTCCAAGACAATCAGAGCTGCAGCGGCCGATGAAACCGCAGAGGCCGTAACAAAAGAGGCACCCGTTGGGTTCACCCCACCGGAACTGGACCCAAACACGCCTTCCCCGATCTTCGGAGGCAGCACTGGTGGGCTTTTGAGGAAGGCCCAGGTGGAGGAGTTCTATGTGATCACATGGACGTCCCCCAAAGAACAGATCTTTGAAATGCCCACTGGAGGTGCTGCCATCATGAGGGAGGGTCCCAACCTGTTGAAGTTGGCCAGGAAGGAACAGTGTTTGGCTCTTGGAACTAGACTGAGGTCAAAGTACAAGATCAATTACCAGTTCTACAGGGTCTTCCCCAACGGAGAAGTTCAGTACTTGCACCCCAAGGATGGTGTCTACCCTGAGAAGGTCAACCCGGGACGCCAAGGGGTTGGCCAAAACTTCAGGTCTATTGGTAAGAATGTTAATCCCATCGAGGTCAAGTTCACCGGCAAGCAACCATATGATTTGTAA